In Amaranthus tricolor cultivar Red isolate AtriRed21 chromosome 5, ASM2621246v1, whole genome shotgun sequence, a genomic segment contains:
- the LOC130812973 gene encoding vignain-like — MGYKKGIFLVSLVLAMIISLSEGFDYHENDLESEDRLWDLYERWRSHHTVSRSLNDKHKRFNVFKQNVKLVHQVNQMDKPYKLKLNQFADMTSHEFRTHFAGSRISHHRMLHGKKNSGSEGFMYANVKNVPTSVDWRKMGAVTPIKNQGQCGSCWAFSTVAAVEGINQIKTGKLISLSEQELVDCDTSENQGCNGGLMDYAFDFIKKQGGITTEDTYPYVGQDGKCKLKKNIKKVSIDGHEDVPENDESALLKAVANQPVSVAIDAGSDDMQFYSEGVYDGKCGTDLNHGVAAVGYGTTLDGTKYWIVKNSWGEHWGENGYIRLKRGVSEKEGLCGIAMQASYPVKNTSMDGQSLKDEL; from the exons ATGGGTTACAAAAAAGGCATTTTTCTAGTATCCTTAGTGTTAGCAATGATCATAAGTCTTTCAGAAGGTTTTGATTACCATGAGAATGATCTCGAATCAGAAGATCGGTTATGGGACTTATACGAAAGGTGGCGTAGTCATCATACGGTGTCAAGGAGCCTTAATGACAAGCATAAAAGGTTCAATGTGTTCAAGCAAAATGTAAAACTTGTACATCAAGTAAATCAAATGGACAAGCCTTACAAGCTTAAATTGAACCAATTTGCTGATATGACTAGCCATGAGTTTCGTACGCACTTTGCTGGGTCCCGCATTAGCCACCACAGGATGCTCCATGGCAAGAAGAATTCCGGAAGTGAAGGTTTTATGTATGCAAATGTTAAGAATGTTCCTACATCTGTTGATTGGAGGAAGATGGGTGCTGTTactcctattaagaatcaaggCCAATGTG GAAGTTGCTGGGCATTTTCAACAGTTGCAGCAGTAGAGGGAATAAACCAAATCAAAACAGGGAAGTTGATATCCTTATCAGAACAAGAACTTGTTGATTGTGATACCTCAGAGAACCAAGGTTGTAATGGTGGTCTCATGGATTATGCATTCGACTTTATTAAAAAACAAGGTGGCATCACCACTGAAGATACCTACCCTTACGTTGGTCAAGACGGAAAATGTAAACTTAAG aagaatattaaaaaagtaTCAATCGATGGGCATGAAGATGTACCTGAAAATGATGAGAGTGCTCTGCTTAAAGCTGTTGCAAACCAACCTGTATCTGTAGCAATAGATGCTGGCAGTGATGACATGCAATTCTATTCagag GGCGTGTACGATGGAAAATGTGGAACAGACTTGAACCACGGTGTTGCAGCCGTGGGCTATGGAACTACGTTGGATGGAACCAAGTATTGGATTGTCAAGAATTCATGGGGAGAACATTGGGGTGAAAATGGTTACATTAGGTTGAAACGCGGCGTTTCGGAGAAAGAAGGATTGTGTGGTATTGCAATGCAAGCTTCTTACCCAGTTAAGAACACTTCTATGGATGGACAGTCTTTGAAGGATGAACTTTGA
- the LOC130812970 gene encoding autophagy-related protein 16 isoform X3: MYADRLEEDSNPPIEDRLNSNVAANSLCRQPITGKSRLNEDEIAIAAIKHALKALRKRHLAEEAAHAPTIIAISRPLVYQGSEWKEKAEQLELELQQCYKAQSRLSEQLVTEVAEGRVSKSVIQEKETTLANFKKEFDQISNEYSELKMLLDEKTKGLELVTSENQELKRQLEEISLKVKSAEAENKMLIDRWMLQKMQDAERLNEVNAVYDDLLGQFRASSIQKLAREQVDGVVRQFEEGAEFFAESIIPSTCKNRIHAHDGGCASILFEYNSSKLVTGGQDHSIKMWDTSTGSLSRTLHGCLGSVLDLTITQDNKTIIAASSSNNLYVWDVTSGRIRHTLTGHIDKVCAVDVSKVSNRHVVSAGYDRTIKSWDLQKGYCTKTIIYPSNCNAICFSVDGRTICSGHVDGNLRLWDIESGKLLSEVAAHSLAVTSISLSRNGNTILTSGRDNVHNLFDLRTLEVYGTLRASGNRMASNWSRSCISADDNYVAAGSADGSVHIWSIQKADIVSTLKEHGSSVLCCTWSGLGKPLATSDKNGVICTWM, translated from the exons CAGGTTAAATGAAGATGAGATTGCAATAGCGGCAATAAAGCATGCTTTGAAAGCTCTTCGAAAGCGACATTTAGCAGAAGAAGCTGCTCATGCTCCAACCATCATCGCTATATCTAGACCTCTTGTTTATCAG GGATCAGAATGGAAAGAAAAAGCAGAACAGTTGGAGCTTGAATTGCAGCAATGTTACAAAGCCCAATCTCGACTATCAGAGCAGCTTGTGACTGAAGTTGCAGAGGGTCGAGTGAGCAAATCTGTAATTCAAGAGAAAGAAACAACTTTAGCTAACTTTAAAAAGGAGTTTGATCAGATCAG CAACGAGTACTCAGAGTTGAAGATGCTTTTAGATGAAAAGACCAAGGGTTTAGAATTGGTGACAAGTGAGAATCAAGAGCTGAAAAGACAACTTGAAGAGATAAGTTTGAAAGTGAAAAGTGCAGAAGctgaaaataaaatgttgattgATCGATGGATGCTTCAGAAGATGCAGGATGCAGAGCGTCTCAATGAG GTAAATGCTGTTTATGATGACCTACTGGGACAATTTAGGGCCAGCAGCATACAGAAACTTGCTCGTGAACAAGTTGATGGTGTGGTTCGTCAATTTGAGGAAGGTGCTGAGTTTTTTGCTGAATCAATCATTCCTTCAACTTGCAAGAACAGGATTCATGCTCATGATGGTGGTTGTGCTTCCATATTGTTTGAGTACAATTCGAGCAAATTGGTCACTGGAGGGCAGGACCATTCTATTAAGATGTGGGATACTAGCACAGGATCGTTGAGTCGTACGCTTCATGGTTGCTTGGGTTCTGTTCTTGATCTCACAATCACTCAGGACAATAAAACTATTATAGCAGCAAGTAGTTCAAATAACTTGTATGTTTGGGATGTAACCTCAGGCCGAATTCGACATACTCTTACAGGACATATAGACAAAGTATGTGCGGTAGATGTGAGCAAAGTCTCCAACCGCCATGTTGTCAGTGCAGGATATGATCGAACTATAAAATCTTGGGATTTGCAGAAAGGTTACTGCACTAAAACAATCATATATCCAAGCAATTGCAATGCCATTTGTTTCAGTGTAGATGGAAGAACGATATGTTCAGGTCATGTTGATGGTAATCTTCGGCTTTGGGACATAGAGTCAGGGAAGCTTCTCAGTGAGGTTGCTGCGCATTCTCTTGCTGTGACATCAATCTCCTTGTCTCGAAATGGAAACACCATTTTGACGAGTGGAAGAGATAATGTGCATAATCTGTTCGATTTGAGAACACTCGAGGTTTATGGAACATTAAGGGCAAGTGGAAACAGAATGGCATCTAACTGGAGCAGATCCTGTATCAGTGCAGATGACAATTATGTTGCTGCAGGATCTGCTGATGGATCTGTACATATATGGTCAATACAGAAAGCAGATATTGTTAGCACTCTCAAAGAACACGGTTCGTCTGTTTTATGCTGTACTTGGAGTGGTCTAGGAAAGCCATTGGCGACTTCCGACAAGAATGGAGTTATCTGCACTTGGATGTGA
- the LOC130812970 gene encoding autophagy-related protein 16 isoform X4 produces MYADRLEEDSNPPIEDRLNSNVAANSLCRQPITGKRLNEDEIAIAAIKHALKALRKRHLAEEAAHAPTIIAISRPLVYQGSEWKEKAEQLELELQQCYKAQSRLSEQLVTEVAEGRVSKSVIQEKETTLANFKKEFDQISNEYSELKMLLDEKTKGLELVTSENQELKRQLEEISLKVKSAEAENKMLIDRWMLQKMQDAERLNEVNAVYDDLLGQFRASSIQKLAREQVDGVVRQFEEGAEFFAESIIPSTCKNRIHAHDGGCASILFEYNSSKLVTGGQDHSIKMWDTSTGSLSRTLHGCLGSVLDLTITQDNKTIIAASSSNNLYVWDVTSGRIRHTLTGHIDKVCAVDVSKVSNRHVVSAGYDRTIKSWDLQKGYCTKTIIYPSNCNAICFSVDGRTICSGHVDGNLRLWDIESGKLLSEVAAHSLAVTSISLSRNGNTILTSGRDNVHNLFDLRTLEVYGTLRASGNRMASNWSRSCISADDNYVAAGSADGSVHIWSIQKADIVSTLKEHGSSVLCCTWSGLGKPLATSDKNGVICTWM; encoded by the exons GTTAAATGAAGATGAGATTGCAATAGCGGCAATAAAGCATGCTTTGAAAGCTCTTCGAAAGCGACATTTAGCAGAAGAAGCTGCTCATGCTCCAACCATCATCGCTATATCTAGACCTCTTGTTTATCAG GGATCAGAATGGAAAGAAAAAGCAGAACAGTTGGAGCTTGAATTGCAGCAATGTTACAAAGCCCAATCTCGACTATCAGAGCAGCTTGTGACTGAAGTTGCAGAGGGTCGAGTGAGCAAATCTGTAATTCAAGAGAAAGAAACAACTTTAGCTAACTTTAAAAAGGAGTTTGATCAGATCAG CAACGAGTACTCAGAGTTGAAGATGCTTTTAGATGAAAAGACCAAGGGTTTAGAATTGGTGACAAGTGAGAATCAAGAGCTGAAAAGACAACTTGAAGAGATAAGTTTGAAAGTGAAAAGTGCAGAAGctgaaaataaaatgttgattgATCGATGGATGCTTCAGAAGATGCAGGATGCAGAGCGTCTCAATGAG GTAAATGCTGTTTATGATGACCTACTGGGACAATTTAGGGCCAGCAGCATACAGAAACTTGCTCGTGAACAAGTTGATGGTGTGGTTCGTCAATTTGAGGAAGGTGCTGAGTTTTTTGCTGAATCAATCATTCCTTCAACTTGCAAGAACAGGATTCATGCTCATGATGGTGGTTGTGCTTCCATATTGTTTGAGTACAATTCGAGCAAATTGGTCACTGGAGGGCAGGACCATTCTATTAAGATGTGGGATACTAGCACAGGATCGTTGAGTCGTACGCTTCATGGTTGCTTGGGTTCTGTTCTTGATCTCACAATCACTCAGGACAATAAAACTATTATAGCAGCAAGTAGTTCAAATAACTTGTATGTTTGGGATGTAACCTCAGGCCGAATTCGACATACTCTTACAGGACATATAGACAAAGTATGTGCGGTAGATGTGAGCAAAGTCTCCAACCGCCATGTTGTCAGTGCAGGATATGATCGAACTATAAAATCTTGGGATTTGCAGAAAGGTTACTGCACTAAAACAATCATATATCCAAGCAATTGCAATGCCATTTGTTTCAGTGTAGATGGAAGAACGATATGTTCAGGTCATGTTGATGGTAATCTTCGGCTTTGGGACATAGAGTCAGGGAAGCTTCTCAGTGAGGTTGCTGCGCATTCTCTTGCTGTGACATCAATCTCCTTGTCTCGAAATGGAAACACCATTTTGACGAGTGGAAGAGATAATGTGCATAATCTGTTCGATTTGAGAACACTCGAGGTTTATGGAACATTAAGGGCAAGTGGAAACAGAATGGCATCTAACTGGAGCAGATCCTGTATCAGTGCAGATGACAATTATGTTGCTGCAGGATCTGCTGATGGATCTGTACATATATGGTCAATACAGAAAGCAGATATTGTTAGCACTCTCAAAGAACACGGTTCGTCTGTTTTATGCTGTACTTGGAGTGGTCTAGGAAAGCCATTGGCGACTTCCGACAAGAATGGAGTTATCTGCACTTGGATGTGA
- the LOC130812970 gene encoding autophagy-related protein 16 isoform X2, which produces MYADRLEEDSNPPIEDRLNSNVAANSLCRQPITGKRLNEDEIAIAAIKHALKALRKRHLAEEAAHAPTIIAISRPLVYQGSEWKEKAEQLELELQQCYKAQSRLSEQLVTEVAEGRVSKSVIQEKETTLANFKKEFDQISNEYSELKMLLDEKTKGLELVTSENQELKRQLEEISLKVKSAEAENKMLIDRWMLQKMQDAERLNEAVSRIIGHRRDCLVNAVYDDLLGQFRASSIQKLAREQVDGVVRQFEEGAEFFAESIIPSTCKNRIHAHDGGCASILFEYNSSKLVTGGQDHSIKMWDTSTGSLSRTLHGCLGSVLDLTITQDNKTIIAASSSNNLYVWDVTSGRIRHTLTGHIDKVCAVDVSKVSNRHVVSAGYDRTIKSWDLQKGYCTKTIIYPSNCNAICFSVDGRTICSGHVDGNLRLWDIESGKLLSEVAAHSLAVTSISLSRNGNTILTSGRDNVHNLFDLRTLEVYGTLRASGNRMASNWSRSCISADDNYVAAGSADGSVHIWSIQKADIVSTLKEHGSSVLCCTWSGLGKPLATSDKNGVICTWM; this is translated from the exons GTTAAATGAAGATGAGATTGCAATAGCGGCAATAAAGCATGCTTTGAAAGCTCTTCGAAAGCGACATTTAGCAGAAGAAGCTGCTCATGCTCCAACCATCATCGCTATATCTAGACCTCTTGTTTATCAG GGATCAGAATGGAAAGAAAAAGCAGAACAGTTGGAGCTTGAATTGCAGCAATGTTACAAAGCCCAATCTCGACTATCAGAGCAGCTTGTGACTGAAGTTGCAGAGGGTCGAGTGAGCAAATCTGTAATTCAAGAGAAAGAAACAACTTTAGCTAACTTTAAAAAGGAGTTTGATCAGATCAG CAACGAGTACTCAGAGTTGAAGATGCTTTTAGATGAAAAGACCAAGGGTTTAGAATTGGTGACAAGTGAGAATCAAGAGCTGAAAAGACAACTTGAAGAGATAAGTTTGAAAGTGAAAAGTGCAGAAGctgaaaataaaatgttgattgATCGATGGATGCTTCAGAAGATGCAGGATGCAGAGCGTCTCAATGAG GCAGTGAGCAGAATCATTGGGCACCGGAGGGACTGTCTG GTAAATGCTGTTTATGATGACCTACTGGGACAATTTAGGGCCAGCAGCATACAGAAACTTGCTCGTGAACAAGTTGATGGTGTGGTTCGTCAATTTGAGGAAGGTGCTGAGTTTTTTGCTGAATCAATCATTCCTTCAACTTGCAAGAACAGGATTCATGCTCATGATGGTGGTTGTGCTTCCATATTGTTTGAGTACAATTCGAGCAAATTGGTCACTGGAGGGCAGGACCATTCTATTAAGATGTGGGATACTAGCACAGGATCGTTGAGTCGTACGCTTCATGGTTGCTTGGGTTCTGTTCTTGATCTCACAATCACTCAGGACAATAAAACTATTATAGCAGCAAGTAGTTCAAATAACTTGTATGTTTGGGATGTAACCTCAGGCCGAATTCGACATACTCTTACAGGACATATAGACAAAGTATGTGCGGTAGATGTGAGCAAAGTCTCCAACCGCCATGTTGTCAGTGCAGGATATGATCGAACTATAAAATCTTGGGATTTGCAGAAAGGTTACTGCACTAAAACAATCATATATCCAAGCAATTGCAATGCCATTTGTTTCAGTGTAGATGGAAGAACGATATGTTCAGGTCATGTTGATGGTAATCTTCGGCTTTGGGACATAGAGTCAGGGAAGCTTCTCAGTGAGGTTGCTGCGCATTCTCTTGCTGTGACATCAATCTCCTTGTCTCGAAATGGAAACACCATTTTGACGAGTGGAAGAGATAATGTGCATAATCTGTTCGATTTGAGAACACTCGAGGTTTATGGAACATTAAGGGCAAGTGGAAACAGAATGGCATCTAACTGGAGCAGATCCTGTATCAGTGCAGATGACAATTATGTTGCTGCAGGATCTGCTGATGGATCTGTACATATATGGTCAATACAGAAAGCAGATATTGTTAGCACTCTCAAAGAACACGGTTCGTCTGTTTTATGCTGTACTTGGAGTGGTCTAGGAAAGCCATTGGCGACTTCCGACAAGAATGGAGTTATCTGCACTTGGATGTGA
- the LOC130812970 gene encoding autophagy-related protein 16 isoform X1 gives MYADRLEEDSNPPIEDRLNSNVAANSLCRQPITGKSRLNEDEIAIAAIKHALKALRKRHLAEEAAHAPTIIAISRPLVYQGSEWKEKAEQLELELQQCYKAQSRLSEQLVTEVAEGRVSKSVIQEKETTLANFKKEFDQISNEYSELKMLLDEKTKGLELVTSENQELKRQLEEISLKVKSAEAENKMLIDRWMLQKMQDAERLNEAVSRIIGHRRDCLVNAVYDDLLGQFRASSIQKLAREQVDGVVRQFEEGAEFFAESIIPSTCKNRIHAHDGGCASILFEYNSSKLVTGGQDHSIKMWDTSTGSLSRTLHGCLGSVLDLTITQDNKTIIAASSSNNLYVWDVTSGRIRHTLTGHIDKVCAVDVSKVSNRHVVSAGYDRTIKSWDLQKGYCTKTIIYPSNCNAICFSVDGRTICSGHVDGNLRLWDIESGKLLSEVAAHSLAVTSISLSRNGNTILTSGRDNVHNLFDLRTLEVYGTLRASGNRMASNWSRSCISADDNYVAAGSADGSVHIWSIQKADIVSTLKEHGSSVLCCTWSGLGKPLATSDKNGVICTWM, from the exons CAGGTTAAATGAAGATGAGATTGCAATAGCGGCAATAAAGCATGCTTTGAAAGCTCTTCGAAAGCGACATTTAGCAGAAGAAGCTGCTCATGCTCCAACCATCATCGCTATATCTAGACCTCTTGTTTATCAG GGATCAGAATGGAAAGAAAAAGCAGAACAGTTGGAGCTTGAATTGCAGCAATGTTACAAAGCCCAATCTCGACTATCAGAGCAGCTTGTGACTGAAGTTGCAGAGGGTCGAGTGAGCAAATCTGTAATTCAAGAGAAAGAAACAACTTTAGCTAACTTTAAAAAGGAGTTTGATCAGATCAG CAACGAGTACTCAGAGTTGAAGATGCTTTTAGATGAAAAGACCAAGGGTTTAGAATTGGTGACAAGTGAGAATCAAGAGCTGAAAAGACAACTTGAAGAGATAAGTTTGAAAGTGAAAAGTGCAGAAGctgaaaataaaatgttgattgATCGATGGATGCTTCAGAAGATGCAGGATGCAGAGCGTCTCAATGAG GCAGTGAGCAGAATCATTGGGCACCGGAGGGACTGTCTG GTAAATGCTGTTTATGATGACCTACTGGGACAATTTAGGGCCAGCAGCATACAGAAACTTGCTCGTGAACAAGTTGATGGTGTGGTTCGTCAATTTGAGGAAGGTGCTGAGTTTTTTGCTGAATCAATCATTCCTTCAACTTGCAAGAACAGGATTCATGCTCATGATGGTGGTTGTGCTTCCATATTGTTTGAGTACAATTCGAGCAAATTGGTCACTGGAGGGCAGGACCATTCTATTAAGATGTGGGATACTAGCACAGGATCGTTGAGTCGTACGCTTCATGGTTGCTTGGGTTCTGTTCTTGATCTCACAATCACTCAGGACAATAAAACTATTATAGCAGCAAGTAGTTCAAATAACTTGTATGTTTGGGATGTAACCTCAGGCCGAATTCGACATACTCTTACAGGACATATAGACAAAGTATGTGCGGTAGATGTGAGCAAAGTCTCCAACCGCCATGTTGTCAGTGCAGGATATGATCGAACTATAAAATCTTGGGATTTGCAGAAAGGTTACTGCACTAAAACAATCATATATCCAAGCAATTGCAATGCCATTTGTTTCAGTGTAGATGGAAGAACGATATGTTCAGGTCATGTTGATGGTAATCTTCGGCTTTGGGACATAGAGTCAGGGAAGCTTCTCAGTGAGGTTGCTGCGCATTCTCTTGCTGTGACATCAATCTCCTTGTCTCGAAATGGAAACACCATTTTGACGAGTGGAAGAGATAATGTGCATAATCTGTTCGATTTGAGAACACTCGAGGTTTATGGAACATTAAGGGCAAGTGGAAACAGAATGGCATCTAACTGGAGCAGATCCTGTATCAGTGCAGATGACAATTATGTTGCTGCAGGATCTGCTGATGGATCTGTACATATATGGTCAATACAGAAAGCAGATATTGTTAGCACTCTCAAAGAACACGGTTCGTCTGTTTTATGCTGTACTTGGAGTGGTCTAGGAAAGCCATTGGCGACTTCCGACAAGAATGGAGTTATCTGCACTTGGATGTGA